The segment ttccagtgagtacagacccaaagctgccaaaagcttctcatatgttaaccccttcattccctgaatcattctcatgaacctcctctggactgtctccaatgacaacacatcctttctgagataatggggcccaaaacttttgacaatactccaagagcagcctgactagtgtttcataaaggctcagcatgatctctattctattccccttgaagtaaatggcaacattgcatttgcatttgcattctttaccacagagtcaatctaTACATTaacctctgggagtcttgcaggaggactcctaagtccctctacacctctgatgtttgaaccttctacCCACTTAGAATAGTCTGCATAATTGTTCCCTTAACCAAAATTCATTATCTTACATTTCCCAATGCTGCATTCCATTTGCCATATTTTTGctgattcttccaatttgtctaagtcctgctgcgatcatattgcttcctcagcactacctacccctccacctatctttgtatcatataaccatataacaattacagcatggtaacaggccatcttggcccttctagtccatgccaaacacttatactcacctagtcccaccgagctgcactcagcccataaccctccattcctttcctgtccatatacctatccaattttactttaaatgacaatatcgaatctgcctctaccacttctactggaagttcgttccacacagctaccactctctgaataaagaaattcctcctcgtgttacccctaaacttttgccacctaactctcaactcatgtcctcttgtttgaatctcccttactctcaatggaaaaagcctatccgcgtcaactctatctatctataattttaaatacctctatcaagtcccccctcaaccttctacgctccaaagaataaagacctaacttgttcaacctttctctgtaacttaggtgctgaaacccaggtaacattcaagtaaatcttctctgtactctattttattgacaactttcctataattcagtgaccagaactgtacacaatactccaaatttagcctcaccaatgccttgtacaattttaacattacatcccaactcctatactcaatgctctgctttataaaggccaacataccaaaagctttcttcaccaccctatcctcatgagattccaccttcagggaactatgcaccattattcctagatcactctgttctactgcattcttcaatgccctaccatttaccatgtatgtcctatttggattattcctaccaaaatgtagcacctcacacataccagcattaaattctatctgccatctttcagaccactcttctaactggcctaaatctctctgcaagctttgaaaacctacttcattatccacaacgccacctaccttagtatcatctgcatacttactaatccaatttaccaccccatcatccagatcattaatgtatatgatcatcaaatcatctgcaaactttgccacaaaaccatcaattccatcatctaaattattgacaaacaatgtgaaaagtagcagtcccaatactgaaaAAGCTTTGAGACCTGGAAACTTGAGTCCTTGAAAACATGAACATGGAAGCCTAGGGAAGGGCCTTGCTCACAGTATTTTACTCTTGATttcgctcctgatgaagggttttggctcgaAACATCGTCATTACCTCCTCCCTTAGATgccatctggcctgctgagttctgccagcattttgtgcttttattttactcttcactgtttttcccagaggcaATTAGGATACAGAAAGCTGTACTCTCAATTTTACAGACAGAGATAGCAGAACCGGCTCTTCCTATCACTGAGCGAGGTGTCTCTCTGTAGATCTGTTTAATTTGTTACATGAAAGTTCAGTTCTTGCACTCTATACCTTGACTTTCATCAAGTGGCTCAATATTAGGTAGCTTACTCTTGGGATGGAGATACGTCTTTACCAAAGGgggtgtaaggcattccttcccttTGCAAGCCTGTAGGTCAGCTCTGGGAAAGATGTAGCATCTGCATAGCTCCCTGATCAGGGACACATGAAGCCATGcgagcagctggtggatggttGTGACTCAGAATGGAGACCAGAGAATCTCGGAACTTAGACTAAAGAAGCTCGGAATGTGGACTAGAGAAAAGATGGCATTCTCACTTAAAGCCATCTGATGTCAAAATGCCACTGTTCAACCTCTGCTGGATCCATTGCTTGGTGGGATCCTTCTGTCATGATGTGCACTGGCAATGTCGGAACCCAAGTGCAGATGAGAGATAGATTCTAATGTAGAGTGATGATGAGAGTtcattcataataattccaaGAACTTTAATGGCTCAGcatctcaaaactaggaccctgcAATTAACACTAATAGGGCATCcatttaaataatacaagtaatatGGAATCCTTGAGCGCTTCCCAAGCTTAAACAGAAGGCACCAGAAGACCACATTACAAAGAGCGAGTCACTTGAAAAAACACATGTAACTATAAATGATTAACCACTCttgttaaacaacaattaaccaattctaAACGCCTCAAAGCCCACACAGGCCCAAAGAGCTCATTACACTCTGACATcttacacagtcaggaaagctcagcAATGACTCTACTTTCTGTGGAGGTTGAAGAGAGCTGGGCTATACACATCCATACTCatatcattctacagatgcacaggacAGAGCACCCTAACAAGCTGCAGCACTGCTTAGTACACAAACTACACTGCAGTGGACAGCAGgtctctacaatgggtagtcaaaactgcccaatgcatcatagGCACCAGCCAACCCACTATCAAGGacacatatacagaaaggtgccagaaaagggccagtgatATCATGAAGAATCCCACACACACTACTAATGCACTGTTTGTCCCAATCCCATAAGGGAAGAGGCtacacagtgtggtgaactacatatacctgtctggagaggccccccccccccccactgactgctcctgtggctcctcccacataccctggtataaaggtgattggaggcacagacccttcctcagtctccaggatgttgtgtggtggtcacttgctgcttgtgctttcttccagccaataaaagccaatatctcgccgcacgtctccgagagttattgatggtgcaccacACCGAATCCACACCAGACCACTGGATTCAAACACAGCtatttttcccaagcagtaagactaatcaacacctccacccactaactcaccccaAGCCACCACTACTTTAACATTTCCTGTCAGTAACATttctgtgcctagcgtcactttatggacgtacAATCTGTATATGAgccatcttatgtatttatatttattatgtttttattatgtTTCCCATATTATTGTGTGCTTTTGTGCTatttcagatccagagtaacaattattcagTTCTTCTTGCCTGCTGGAAATTACATTTAATAATTTTTAATCAGCTTATTGCCTTACAAACATCTTTCATAGGCTGGTTGTGGGACTGAAACAGCAGGAACATTGAAAGGCATTGCTATAGGCCAATGGCCAAATGTCCAGGGATCCACCTTACAGAATGCACACATACAGTAAATTTTAGAGCTAAAAACAAGCCATATCCCAGAGCCTCAGTGAATTAATGTGAACTCATGGATAATATAAAAGCAACCCTGCTTCCAGTGTATCTGGGGATGGGGGGTAACAACAATATGAACACAGCTGTGATCCCCACAAACTCTCTCAACCTCAAACTCTTCTGATAAATGAGGGACGGGAGCCAGCAGGCTTCACAAAATGCTTTCCTTAtcactcaggttctccagtcccagcaacgtccttgtaaattttctctgcactctttcaaccttatttatatctttcatataggtaggtgaccaaaactgcacactatactccaaattaggcctcatcgatgtcatatacaacttcaacacaacattcTATctttgtactcagtacattgatttatgaaggtcaatgtgtcaaaagctttctttataactctatctacctgtgatgccaatttcaatgaattatggacctgtattctcagattcctttgttctaccacatttttcagtgccctactgttcccTGTGTAAGACTTACTCTGGTTGGTCCTATGGAAGTACAACACCTCGcatttgtctacattaaattccatttttccagctggtccagatcacactgaAAGCTCTGatagtcccttcccacctatgttcgtgacatttctcacgctttgaattttttcaatgattttaagttccctggcccccaccgccttattttcaccacggACGctcagtccctatatacctccattccccaccaggaaggtctcaaagttctccgcttctttttggattccagacctaaccaattcccctctaccatcactctcctctgtctagcggacTTCGTTCttattctcaataatttctcctttggctcctcccacttcctccaaaccaaaggtgtagccatgggcaccagcatgggtcccagctatgcctgcctttttgttggctttgtggaacagtccatgttccaagccaatacgggtatctgtccccctcttttcctttgctacatcaatgactgcattggcactcatgctgagctcgttgacttcattaactttgcctccaactttcaccctgccctcaaatttacctggtccatttccgacacctccttcTCCTTTCTTGATTTTTCTGTCTCCAACTCTGGAGATGgcatatctactgatatctaccataagcctacagactctcacagctacctggactattcctcttcccaccctgtctcttgcaaaaatgctatccccttctcacaattcctgtctccactgcatctgctctcaggatgaggcttttcattccaggacgaaggagatgtcttcattTTTCAAACAAGGGGGCTTTCCTTCTTCCAccttcaactctgctctcaaatgcatctcccATTTCGCACACACCTGCCctcaccccacttgggatagggttcaccttgtccttacctaccaccccaccagcctctgggtccaacgtataattctccgtaacttccgccacctccaacgggatcccactaccaagcatatctttccctccccccccacttctgctcagggatcactccctacgtgactcccttgtccattcgtccccccccatcccttcccaccgatctccctcctgtcacttatctgtgtaaacagaacaagtgctacacctgcccttacacttcctccctcaccaccattcagggccccagacagtccttccaggtgaggccatacttcacctgtgagtcggccggtgtggtatactgcatctggtgctcctggtgtgtccttttatatattggtgagacccgacgcagactgggagactgttttcgctgaacacctacactctgttcgccagaggaagcaggatctcccagtggccacacatttcaattccacatcccattcccattctgatatgtctatccatggcctcctctactgtcaagatgaagccacactcaggttggaggaacaacaccttgtataccatctgggtagcctccaacctgatggcataagggTTGAACATTAGGAATAGGGttaggcatgaacattgacctctaaaTTCTGTTAAAGCCCCtccaccccttcttaccccatccctgatatatttagttttttcttccccctctttttttccctctctctgcccatcaccttgccagttctccatctccctctggtgctcccctccccctttctttctccctagacttCCCCTCCtattatcctttcccttctccagctctgtatcccttttgccaatcacctttccagctcttagcttcaccccaccccctccagtcttctcctatcattttgcatttccccctccccctttcaaatctcttactatctttcctttcagttagtcttgacgaagggtctcgacccacaacgttgacagtgcttcttcctatagatgctgcctggcctgctgtgttccaccagcattttatatgtgttgctccGATAGCAACAGATCATCCGCaaagttgctgatccagttaaccacgttatcatccatATAATTGATACAGATGATAAACAACGAAGggtccagcaccaatccctgctgcacaccactagtcacaggcattgagtcggagaggcaaccatttattacctctctctggcttcttccacaaagccagtgcctaatctaatttactacctcaacaTGAAAGCAGAGCAAcagaactttcttgaccaacctctcataacaaatgccttgctaaagtccatgtagacaacatcccctGCCTTGCCTTTAGCAACTTCCCTGGTAACTTGCTTGAAAAACTGAacgaaatatgttgttttgcccagcagtacattgcaatgcatgattaaaaaaactataaattacaacaagaaatattatatataaattaaatcaaataggtagtccaaaaagaaaaaaagtgaggtagtgtacaagggttcattgtccattcagaaatctgatggtgatgtggaagaagctgttcctaaacattgagtatgtgccttcaggaaGGCCTTCATCCTGActaagggttttggcccaaaatgtcaactgtttattcctctccacagatgctgcttgacctgctgagttcctcaaccattttgtgtgtgttgctccatctCTTGTCCATATATTATCCAAGGCAGACAGGCATTTTAGTTTCCAATAATCCAGATACTACAGTAGTTAAAGAAATTTGCTCTTTGTATGTTTATTGCTCAttatgttaaaaaataaatgaaaatggaACAAATTTTCTAAGAACATTATAAAACTTTTACAAAAAATAGTTTAACTATTCACATTCATTAAGACATTTTCTTTTAAACACTTTTTCTTTGTGTAAACAAAATGTCTGTTCCACAGTTTCCAGGAGAGTTATGTTGTGTTAGAGTAcagcagaatgaggggagatttgatagaggtatacaaaattatgagggctatagatagggtaaatgcaagtaggctttttccttttcaggttgggtgagacaactagaggtcaagggttaagggtgataggtgaaatgcttaaggtgAACTTCTTGACTcaaaaaataatttcaaattaCTTCACTTATCTGTAACTAGCAGCAATCCCTATATAATTGAGTCGTCAGCCTAAAATAAAAGtgcttttaaatttattttagcTTTGCCAAGGCAAGACCATAACTGAACAAACCAACATCATTACCCAGCATGGACAATGTTAACACAAGTTAGAATGGTACTTATTTTGGGTCAAACTCCATGTAGGAACAGAAAAGcctgaataaaaagtgatttgATATTCTTGAAGATTCCCAGCATACAACTGATGTCCAGAGTAGGTCTGAAAGCCAAGTTTTCTTTAATTGTaagatcacacacaaaatgctggagaactcaaccagtccagcagcatctatggaaatgaataaacagttgacatttcaggccaagacccttcatcagatccaaaacattgactgttcatagatgttgcctgacccgagtccctctagcattttgactgtgtgttcctctggatttccaacatctgcatgaTCTCTTGTGATTTAATTGTAAGAACCCATTTTAGGCTTTGAGAACATCAGCTGAAAAAGTGCTGGCAGGAACAGAATTCTTCAAAAATCTGGAACCCAAAGTTCACCCAGAATGTGTGCAAAATATCTCTGGCTGATTTTCTCAACTGCAGGATCTTCATGCTTTTCCTTATCAAGGATGATGGACAACAGCTCATATGTCATGACTCAGAAATAGAGATTCACTTCACAGTAATTTGCTGTAAATAGGTCACTTCCTAAAAGCATTTTCACAATTAGCACTCTGGGTGGCCCTTGGTCTCAGCCAAGCACCAGTCAAAGAAGTGACAGAGGTACTTCAACAACCATTGATTCAAGAGTTCTCATTGCTGTGACAATACTGAATAGGTTAGCACTACAGAACCTGCACCTTCATTTCTCTCTGGGATTGGAGCTCCATTTCCATTTAGATTTTCCAGTCCACTCTTTGGTTCAGGGATCTCAGAAGGATTTTCCATTTTCAGGGCCATCTCATAGGTTGGGGGGTTGTCAATGgcacacaggctatatggtggagGAGGCAACATGCACTGAGCAGTGTCCTGAACATGGTTCCGGCCAGCGGATATATACTGTAGCAAACTGTTTTCTGGGAAAGAAAGAATGGACAGTTAGATTTATCTTAAGAGTCAAAAAAGTGGCACctctcattaaggacccccatcactaagGGCAtaacctcttctcatcactaccaacaAGGTGGTGGTCCAggagcacacactcaacatcttaggattgtcttcttcctctctgtcatcagattattgaatggataatgaatccataaacactatctTACTTTTTTTGCTCCCTTTTAATATACATTTCATATTATAACTTTTCTTAATATGTATTGCAGTGttttgttgctgcaaaacaacaaattttgtgaaatatgccagtgatattaaacctgattctgaataactGAAATGATTGCTGAAATCCACTCCGGAGATTTCTTACAATTGAGGCTTTCCAATCTCTTGTAGCTTTCAGCTAACAGTGTAAGTGCAAACACTAAATGTACAAATAACAACTTCCTCAGTATATTACTTCAAGAACCCATTTGCTTGTTGCCAGTTTAGCTCCTTTAAGCTGGAAGCAGGCAATAGTTTCTGAGCTGTAAAACTTTGCTGAGGTCTCAAATTCATTCAAGTCACTCTTATTTGGGACTTTTACTTCCATTGTGCCTATCTGCTGGTGGATGGAAATTGTGTCGGGAACTGCATGATCACATACTTCGGCAGAAGAATAAGGGTccagactactttctaaacaggaagaaaattcagaTATCatagatacaaagggacttgggagtccttgtgcagaattccttaaaggttaacttgtaggttgagttggtggtgaggaaggcaaatgcaatattagcatttatttttgatatgactagaatataatgcaaggatgtaatgctaaggcttgatggggagctggtgagaccacacttgggagtattgtgagcagttttgggtcccttacccAAGAAGAATGTGCTAGTATTGGAGAGGGCCCCGAAGAACTTCGCACAaatgatcacaggaatgaaaggattaacacaaGGAGCATTTGATCTCTCTGAGCAAATGCTCACTGCAGCTTAGTAGAATGAGGTAGGATCCCactgaaacccatcaaatgttgaaaggcctagatagagtggatgtggagaagatgtttcctataatgggggattctaggaccagaggccacagcctcagacgagagcgatgtctatttagaacagaaatgaggaagaatttctttagccagagggtggtgaatctgtggaattcattgccatggacggctgtggaggccaagtcattgagtttatttaaagtgaaggctgatagattcttgattagtcagggtgtcaaaagttatggggagaaggcatgagaatggagtCAAgggggataataattcagccatgatgaaatggtattcactgggctgaatggtctaataagaccataagatatagaagcagaagtaggccattcagcccattgagtctgctccgccattcaatcattggctgatccaattcttccagtcatccccactcccctgctttcaccccattccctttgatgccctggctatctatctctgccttaaatacacccaatgacttggcctccacagtcactcgTGGCAACatataccaccctctgactaaagtaatttctccgcatctcagttctaaaaggacatccttcaatcctgaagtcgtgcccttttgtcctagaatcccctaccatgggaaataactttgcaaaATCTAATcttttcaggccttttaacattcagaatgtttcaataagatcccccatcattctcctgaactccagagaatatagcccaagagctgccagacggtcctcatatggtaactctttcattcctggaatcattctcgtgagtcttctctgaaccctctccaatgtcagtatattttttctaaaataaggagaccaaaactgcatacaatactccaagtatggccttacgagtgccttatagagcctcaacaacacatccctgctcttatattctatacctctagaaatgaatgccaacattgcatttgccttcttcacaactaaCTCAACCtgtaggttaacctttagggtatcttgcacaaggactcccaagtccctttgcatctcagatgaggtaagaagctgggtggtgataggtggaaaagagtggagaagaaggaatctggtaggagaggagagtgggccatgggagaaagggaaggggaggggacacCAGGGGTAcatgataagcaggtgaggagaagtaagaggctagagtggggaaatgAAAAAGAGGCAAGGAGGAAGGAAAAAAATTAACAGAAGCTCTAGAAATTGATGtccttgccatcaggttgaaggctatttAGATGGAATATGAATGTTGTCCCTCCAGTCTGAGAGAGACCAACTttttatttcatccctcctcctccacccatctggcttcacctatcaacttttagtttgtactccttcccctcccccctctttcttattctggcatcttcccgtttcctttccagtcccgatgaaaggtTTCGgcttgaaacatcagctgtttgttcctatctgtagatgctgtcttgcattcgctttcttcacaaccaactcaacctgtaggttaacctttagggtatcttgcacaaggactcccaagtccctttgtatctctgcattttgaattctctccccatttaaataatagtctacccatttacttcttctaacaaagtgcatgaccatacactttccaacattgtatttcatttgctacttctttgcccattccctaaaACTATCTaagactctgtttcctcaacactacccactcctccacctatctttgtatcattggcaaatttagccacaaatccattaataccataatccattgacatacatcgtaaaaagcagtggtcccaacattgccccctgtggaactccactgataactggcagccagccagaataggatccctttattcccactctgttttctgccaattagccaatgctccacccacgctagtaacttccctgtaattccatgagctcttatcttgctaagcagcctcatgtgcagcaccttgtcaaaagcctactggaaatccaagtacaccacatctacagcacctcctttgtccaccctgcttgtaatttcctcaaagaattgcagtaggtttgtcaggcaggattttcctttcaggaagctatcttgtcatgtgcctccaggtactccgtaatctcatccctaacaatcgattccatcttcccaaccacttgtgtcaggctaacaggtctataggtttcctttctgctgccttccagcCTTTTTAAATATCGAagtaacacttgcaattttccagtcatccagtacaatgccagaatctatcgattcttgaaagatcatcattaatgcctccataatctctccagctacttccttcagaacccgagggtgaattccatcagttccaggagatttatccaccctcagaccattaagttcctgaacaccttctcagttgtaattttcactgtaataacttcacttccctgacactcttgaatgtccggtatactgcagacatcttcctctgtgaagactgatgcaaaatacacactcagttcctctaccatctctgcatctctcattacaatatctccagggtcattttgtattggccctatatctaccctcgactctcttttaccccttACAGTATAcgcttaaaaaagcttttactatcttctttgatattagtcattagcttcctctcataattcatcttttccttctgaatgaccttcttagtttccttctgcaagtttttaaaagctccctaatcttcccactagctctggatGTTACTAATGTTATTACACAGCCCTGTTCTGTCCTTATCCCATACATAGGCTGCTGGACAGTCTGAGGGAAGCTCTAACAAACCACAATGCCTCTGATTAGTCAAGGGTAGGACAAAGAGAAGTTTGTCCTGTTCTACTTATCTCAGacaatatacaaataaaaatCACCTGGATCCAGGAAGGGGAAGTAGAAACTAAAGAGAGCTGCAGGGAAAGCAAAGGGAGGTGGGTTGATCCTCTGAGTAGACAGGAGGCGTAAGAAGTCAGATGACCTTGTATTCTATCATTGTAAGTTTGCAATGATCAGTGACTTGCTACTTACGTGATATAGTATGGTCATTGTCAATGGCGATCACTGTTACTTCACAAGATCTATTGGCAAAGGAGGGGTTTTGGAGCTTGGACCTCTTACAGCACTTTATGCAACTGATCATAACTCCACATATCAGCAACAGGAAgactgtcagcaaaatcaacCTGGCAGAAACATGAGCAAACCATTTACACATTGTAAACAATTGTAATCCTTGGTAACTGTctgaacaagatttacagaacaagatgttgaaattgtataaaacattggtgaggcctgctttggagtattgtgtccagttttagtcacctatctacaagaaagatgtcaataagattcaACAAATACAGAGACTTACAAGGAAGTTGTCAGGTTGTAAGGAAAGGtagaacaggttaggactttactccctatagcatagaagactgaggggagatttgatggaagtatacaaaatcatgaggtgtatagatatggagactggcagaccacagtacgtgtgcttgcaacactgtgtgtcagacagtggtcagcagcactggggctccacaggggactgtcctgtctccctttctcttcaccatctacacctcggacttcaactattgCACAGAGTCTtgtcatcttcagaagttttctgatgactctgccatagttggatgcatcagcaagggaaatgaggctgagtacagggctacggtgggaaactttgtcatatGGTGTGaacagaatcatctgcagtttaatgtgaaaaagactaaggagctggtggtggacctgaggagggctaaggcacaggtgacccctgtttccatccaaggggtcagtgtggacatggtggaggattacaaatacgtggggatacgaattgacaataaactggactggtcaaagaacactgaggctgtctacaagaagggtcagagccgtctctatttcctgaggagactgaggtcctttaacatctgccggacgatactgaggatgttctacaagtctgtggtggccaatgctatcatctttgctgttgtgtgctggggcagcaggctgagggtagcagacaccaacagaatcaacaaactcattcgtaaggccagtgatgttgtgggggtggaactggactctctgacggtggt is part of the Hypanus sabinus isolate sHypSab1 chromosome 27, sHypSab1.hap1, whole genome shotgun sequence genome and harbors:
- the LOC132381957 gene encoding transmembrane protein 52-like, whose protein sequence is MANGFSVTNPALLLLSFLRATVIEAQKCGEGPEQNSCHLHWSSLWYVWLILLTVFLLLICGVMISCIKCCKRSKLQNPSFANRSCEVTVIAIDNDHTISQNSLLQYISAGRNHVQDTAQCMLPPPPYSLCAIDNPPTYEMALKMENPSEIPEPKSGLENLNGNGAPIPERNEGAGSVVLTYSVLSQQ